GTATAGTTTGAGGCTCTTAAATCTCTAAACGAGGCTTTTCGAGTGTTCGAAGCTCCCAACGCAAGGTTCGACATTAGCGTACCTTGCGTTCTTTAGTTAGTGTATAGCTACGACTACATCCAACCTGCGTACTTGCCCACTAGATACAGAGCAATTCCGGCCATCGCACCAGCAACGATATCATCAAGCATAATACCGACACCACCATGTACACGCTTATCTAACCAGCCAATAGGCCATGGTTTTAGCATGTCAAAGAAGCGGAACAGAATGAAGCCAGTAATAAGCCACTTCCAATCGGTAGCAGAAAGCTGAAATACCGGCACCACCAGCATCGTGATCCAAAAACCAACAAATTCATCCCATACGATGGAGCCGTGATCATGCACACCCATATCTGTCGAGGTTACTTGGCAAATTTTAACCCCGACCAAACACGCTGCAATGACCACAATCACATACCAACTCAGAGGTAATTGAACCAACAGTAAATACAAAGGAATGGCAGCCAAAGTGCCCATAGTACCTGGAACAACAGGTGATAACCCACTACCAAATCCGGTAGCCAGCAAGTGCCATGGGTTCTTCAGTGAAATAAGAGAGAGAGGGTTGGGCATAGTCATTTCTTAATTAATTCTAAAATGGTCATAACCACAAAGCTGCCAAGATATTACTTGATCATTTTGGGTTAGCTCTATGGTATTACTATCAGTGATTCGACCGATACAAGTGATTTGGCAATCTAAATTTTTAGCTACCATTTCCAATTGCACTTGCTTGTCTGACGGCACAGTGAAACATAACTCGTACTCTTCCCCACTGCTCAAGGCGTATTGCAAAGCAAGATCTCGGTCACCAACAAAAGCGACCAGCTCTGGAGAGACAGGTAACGCCTCAACGTCAAGGCAAGCGCCAACATCAGAGCGCTTTATGATGTGGCCAAGATCGGAAGTCAAACCATCGGAAATATCAATCGCTGCGCTCGCAATATTACGCAGTGCTTCACCAACATGAGTACGCGGCAAAGAAAGATAATGGCGCTGTTCAAGATCCGCGGCAAACGGCTTAGTAATATTTTCAGGCGTAAGCACTACATCCAGCCCAGCTTTACTATCACCTAATGTACCAGTGACATAAATCAAGTCACCCACTTTAGCACCGCTGCGCAAAATCGCCTGCCCTTTTGGCATTAAGCCTTGCACGGTCAAGGTCAAACTGAGCGGCCCTTTGGTGGTGTCACCGCCAATTAACTGAATGCCATAGTGATCAGCAAGAGCGAAAAAAGCATCACAAAAAGGTTGCAGCCAAGCTTCATCTAACTCAGGCATGGTAAGTGCAAAAGAGACCCAAGCTGGCGTGGCGCCCATGGCTGCGAGGTCACTGATATTTGAAGCTAATGCTTTATGCGCCACCCAAGCAGGGTTCGCCTCAGCGAGAAAATGCGTACCAGCGACCAGCGTATCGGTACTGATTGCAATCACACTACCCGATGGGACTTCTACCACCGCGCAATCATCGCCGGCAGCGAGCAGTACATCATCGCGCTGCGCCTGACGACCAACTAAATACGTATCTATAAAATTAAATTCACCAGACATAGAATAACTACCTGATTTAGCATGGTCGTAGTATATAAAAAAGGTCAGCAAATGCTGACCTTTTTAGTTTTTAAATTCGATTATTTCTTACGAACGTGTGGTGCAGCTTTATCTAGCACACCGTTAACGAATTTGTGGCTGTCTTCCGCTGCGAATACTTTCGCAAGTTCGATAGCTTCGTTAATTACCACTTTGTAAGGAACGTCTTCACGACGAGTCATCTCATACATAGCTAGACGTAGCAGTGCAAGTTCCATTAGGTCAAGATCTTGCATTGGACGTGAAGTGTATGGACGAATCTTACTATCTAGCTCTGTGTGACTTAGCACAACACCTGCAAGCAGGTCACGGAAGTAAGCAACGTCTGTGTCTGGTGCAGCTAGTGCAGGTTCTGCAGCGCGATGTTCTTCTTCATCGTACTTATCACCTGATAAAAACTGCTCTTCAATTGTGGCAACATTTTCTTTAGTAATTTGCCAAGAGTAGATCGCTTGTAGAGCGAATCGACGTGCATTACGACGTGCGGCTGGTTTCACACTGGCCCCCATTAGGAATCAATTTCTGAAAGAACGTTAATCATCTCAAGTGCGCTTAGTGCAGCCTCTGCACCTTTATTACCAGCCTTGGTTCCTGCGCGCTCAATTGCTTGGTCAATTGTATCAACCGTCAATACACCAAATGCTACTGGAAGGCTGTATTCCAGAGATACTTGTGCAAGACCTTTGTTACATTCACTGCAAACATAGTCGAAGTGAGGTGTACCGCCACGAATTACTGTACCTAAAGATACAATCGCATCGTACTTACCTGTTTTCGCTACACGCTGAGCAACCAATGGTAGCTCAACTGCACCTGGACAGCGTACAACAGTGATGTTGTCTTCGCTTACTTGCCCATGACGCTTTAAAGTATCGATTGCACCAGACAATAGACTTTCGTTAATAAAACTGTTGAAACGAGAAATAACGATAGCAATTTTTGCGTGTGGAGCTGGGAAGCCACCCTCGATCACTTTCATAAGCCTTCCTTTAACTATGTTCATCAAGTGAGAATCGCCGGATTCTAGCACAAAACTGTGAGCAATATCTAATAGGTTTTTACAGAATAGAAACGAAAAAACGAGATGTCATCGACACCTCGTTTAATTAGTTGAAAATAAAAGCGCTTGCGAACACTATGCTCGCACTGCGATTTCATTATTCAGTAATGTACTCAACCACATTGAGACCAAAACCGCCCAACGCATGGTAACGTTTATTAGTTGAAGACAATAAGCGCATGTCGTGTACGCCAAGATCCGCCAAAATTTGTGAACCAACGCCGACTCGACGTGATGTGCCCTGTTTTTTTGCTAGAGTTGGCGCGGTGCCTTGATCTTGTGCTTCAAACATTTTCACGCGGTGAATCAGCAGATCCGTTGGTTCTTCATTACCAAGAATCACCAGCACACCACCCTCTTGGCCGATGCGCTTCATCGCTTTGTCTAACGTCCAACTGCGTTCTGCGTTGCGATCGCTGCGCAGCAAATCGGTAAAGGTATCTTGCAAATGCACGCGAACTAACGGGGCTTGCCCAGCTTTGCTTTCTCTGCATAGTGCGTAATGAACTTGGTTATCAATCGTGTCGCGGTACGTCACCAAATTGAACTCACCGAATTCGGTTGGCAATTTACACTCTGCCACTCGCTCAATCGTTGTTTCAGTATTATTGCGGTACTCGATTAGATCGGCGATGGTACCAAGCTTTAAGCCGTGTTTCTCTGCAAAAATTTCCAGATCAGGGCGACGAGCCATGGTGCCGTCTTCATTAAGGATCTCGACAATCACCGAAGCAGGTTCAAGA
Above is a window of Vibrio taketomensis DNA encoding:
- the pgpA gene encoding phosphatidylglycerophosphatase A — encoded protein: MPNPLSLISLKNPWHLLATGFGSGLSPVVPGTMGTLAAIPLYLLLVQLPLSWYVIVVIAACLVGVKICQVTSTDMGVHDHGSIVWDEFVGFWITMLVVPVFQLSATDWKWLITGFILFRFFDMLKPWPIGWLDKRVHGGVGIMLDDIVAGAMAGIALYLVGKYAGWM
- the thiL gene encoding thiamine-phosphate kinase, translated to MSGEFNFIDTYLVGRQAQRDDVLLAAGDDCAVVEVPSGSVIAISTDTLVAGTHFLAEANPAWVAHKALASNISDLAAMGATPAWVSFALTMPELDEAWLQPFCDAFFALADHYGIQLIGGDTTKGPLSLTLTVQGLMPKGQAILRSGAKVGDLIYVTGTLGDSKAGLDVVLTPENITKPFAADLEQRHYLSLPRTHVGEALRNIASAAIDISDGLTSDLGHIIKRSDVGACLDVEALPVSPELVAFVGDRDLALQYALSSGEEYELCFTVPSDKQVQLEMVAKNLDCQITCIGRITDSNTIELTQNDQVISWQLCGYDHFRIN
- the nusB gene encoding transcription antitermination factor NusB, whose product is MGASVKPAARRNARRFALQAIYSWQITKENVATIEEQFLSGDKYDEEEHRAAEPALAAPDTDVAYFRDLLAGVVLSHTELDSKIRPYTSRPMQDLDLMELALLRLAMYEMTRREDVPYKVVINEAIELAKVFAAEDSHKFVNGVLDKAAPHVRKK
- the ribE gene encoding 6,7-dimethyl-8-ribityllumazine synthase, which produces MKVIEGGFPAPHAKIAIVISRFNSFINESLLSGAIDTLKRHGQVSEDNITVVRCPGAVELPLVAQRVAKTGKYDAIVSLGTVIRGGTPHFDYVCSECNKGLAQVSLEYSLPVAFGVLTVDTIDQAIERAGTKAGNKGAEAALSALEMINVLSEIDS
- the ribBA gene encoding bifunctional 3,4-dihydroxy-2-butanone-4-phosphate synthase/GTP cyclohydrolase II, producing MPISTPQEIIEDIRLGKMVILMDDEDRENEGDLIMAAEHITPEAINFMATYGRGLICLTMTRARCDMLGLPPMVQDNNAQYTTNFTVSIEAAEGVTTGISAADRARTVQAAVAPNAKAADLVQPGHIFPLAAQEGGVLTRAGHTEAGCDLARLAGLEPASVIVEILNEDGTMARRPDLEIFAEKHGLKLGTIADLIEYRNNTETTIERVAECKLPTEFGEFNLVTYRDTIDNQVHYALCRESKAGQAPLVRVHLQDTFTDLLRSDRNAERSWTLDKAMKRIGQEGGVLVILGNEEPTDLLIHRVKMFEAQDQGTAPTLAKKQGTSRRVGVGSQILADLGVHDMRLLSSTNKRYHALGGFGLNVVEYITE